The sequence below is a genomic window from Meles meles chromosome 3, mMelMel3.1 paternal haplotype, whole genome shotgun sequence.
agaattagtattttatttttcttttcttttctagataCAAAACTTTATGTAAGGGACTTCTATTGCTTTTTTCAAACCCTCTTGCAGTCTTCTTTATCTACTTTTCACTTTTCAACACCTGTTTTTTAGATTGCTTTGTTAACTATCCTTGTTAAACAAACGTGTCACATgatagttattattttatatatacttgcTTTACTGTATTTTATCCAGAAAACAGTATGCTGAAATAATAGTACACTCTAATTtcagttgtctttttattaattcAACCTTTTCCTATTTCTCATACTTCATATTTTACAAGTACAGTTATCAAAATTTTTACTTACATGATcaagacaaaatttaaaagggacaataatttaaagtttatttaataatACACTCTTCTCATGAGTACCTAGTTTTATAAATGAAAGTCAAttacttctcaaactcaacaccccaaaaaaagacaaataatccaatcatgaaGTGGGTAGAAGTtatgaacacacacttctccaaagaaggcatataaATGGataacacatgaaaacatgttcaacaaCCCttgtcatcaaggaaatacaaatcaaaatcacaatgatatACCAATTTATACCagatggcaaaaattaacaagacagttagaaaatgttggcaaggatgtggagaaatatgAACCTTCTTAAATTGTTGATGAGAATGCATGCTGATAcagttactctggaaaacagaacagatgttactaaaaaaaattaaaaatagagttacactATGACCCAGAatttgcactactgagtatttaccccaaagatacagatgtagtgaaaagaaggggaacatgctccccaatgttcataggagtGATGttcaaaatagccaaactgtgaaaggagATGAGCTGCCcttccactgatgaatggatacagaagatctggttcatatatacaatgcaatattactcagacttcagaaaggatgaatacctacaatgtgcatcaacatggaaggaatTGGAcagtatcatgctaagtgaaataagtctagtagagaaagacaattatcatatggtttcactcatatgtggactataaggaatagggcagaggatcatagctgagggaaaggaaaactgaatgggaagaaatcagagagggagaaaaacactctggactctgaaaacaatctgagagttacagaagagagggggtgggggattgtAGTAACCAGGTGTATTAAGCTGTATTAccaggtgggtattaaggagggcatgcgatgtgaggaccactgggtgttaaacacaactAGCAAATCTTTGGACaatacatcaaaagctaatgatgtactatatgtcagataattgaatttaaataaaaaaaagaaagtaaggtGTTAAAGAGTATTGCATGGAACACCTGGTGttacacataaacaatgaatcttggaacactgcaccagaaactaatgatgtactatctagtgactaacataacataataaaaaataacaataatttttaaaaagatgaaaaaaagaaagtgaaggacAAATCTAACTCAGTGtacacattttttccccctgaaagaGTCTGGTGTACTTATATTGAGAACTCCATTTCcaatcatatatttaaaaagtagagcaagtatatgcagatttttttcttctctcctatattaaggaacattttccttttccctccatattcttttttttttatttgtttatttacagcataacagtgttcattgtttcggcatcacacccagtgttccatgcagtacctgccctccctattacccaccacctgatttctcaacctcccaccccaccccacccccgccgccccttcataaccctctggttgtttttcagagtccatagtctctcatggttcatctccccttccagtttccctcaactccctctcctctccatctccccatgtcctccatgttatttgttatgctccacaaataagtgagaccatatgatacttgactctctctgcttgacttattttcataagaaattggcataatttcttccagtcccatccatgttgctacaaaagttgggtattcgtcctttctgatggaggcataatactccactgtgtatatggaccacatcttcttaacTGGAGAGATAAGAAGATAATTTACAGAGTTCTGTTTAATTAGGATcagttcattttcccttccacTTCTTCAGCAGAGtttctcttacttttttgttACGGAGAGTGTAGATGAAGGGGTTTAGAACTGGAGTCACCACGGTGTTCAGGACATGCACAGCTTTGGTCAGATTCAAGGCCTCTTTGATGGAGAGGCGGACATGAAGAAAGATCGTAGACCCATACCAGATGAGCACCACAGTGAGATGTGATGAGCATGTGGAGAAGGCTTTGCTCCTGCCACTGGATGAAGGGATCCTGAGACTGGTGCTGATGATGAAGATGTAGGAAACCAGGGTGATGAGGCATGAACTCAGGATGACCACAGAAGCAATCACAAAGGCCACGAATTCCACTGCCTCTGTGCTGGTGCAAGCTAGGGTGATCCAGGGTGCAATGTCACAGAAGAAGTGGTTGATTGTGCAGGGACCACAGAAGGACAGGGTGCTAATGAGGGCTGTGGGCACTGCAATAGCCAGAAAACCACACAGCCAGGATGCTAGGGCTAGCTGTGCTGAGAGCAGGCTGCTCATGATGGCCCCATAGTGTAGAGGATAGCAGATGGCCAGATAACGGTCATAAGCCATGGCTGCTAGTAGGAAATACTCTGTGCAGCCCAGTGAGAAAACAAGGTACATCTGCAAAAGGCAGCCAGTAAATGATATGGTTTGGCTTCTCCCCACAAGgatggccagggctttggggacagcaGCTGTGGTATACCAAATCTCCAAGAAAGAAAGATTGCTCAAAAAGAAGTACATAGGGGTATGTAGCTGGTGGGATGTAGTCACCAACATCAAAATAGTCATGTTACCACTCACTGTGAGGATGTACATCACcagaaaaagcataaaaagagAGAGCTGAAGGACCTGGGACCCTGGAAAACCAAGGAGGAGAAAATCCTGGCAAAGAGTTGCATTGTCTGGGCCCTTTGAAGACATGTTGAGATATACTGGTAAACAGAGGCTACACACTGAGGCTTTTGATCCAAACACACAgtcctagagaaataaaaaggattcatGAGTATGCTTCAGTGACTGAATGTAAACTAACAGTCTAACATATGTTGGGTGCCTGTTCTGTATTTGGTTAATagcaaataatttaataatatggAGATATATGTGCTATTTATTAGCAGTTAGTGGTTGAAGAGACTTACGTG
It includes:
- the LOC123939175 gene encoding olfactory receptor 6F1 translates to MSSKGPDNATLCQDFLLLGFPGSQVLQLSLFMLFLVMYILTVSGNMTILMLVTTSHQLHTPMYFFLSNLSFLEIWYTTAAVPKALAILVGRSQTISFTGCLLQMYLVFSLGCTEYFLLAAMAYDRYLAICYPLHYGAIMSSLLSAQLALASWLCGFLAIAVPTALISTLSFCGPCTINHFFCDIAPWITLACTSTEAVEFVAFVIASVVILSSCLITLVSYIFIISTSLRIPSSSGRSKAFSTCSSHLTVVLIWYGSTIFLHVRLSIKEALNLTKAVHVLNTVVTPVLNPFIYTLRNKKVRETLLKKWKGK